From one Planktothrix agardhii NIES-204 genomic stretch:
- a CDS encoding adenylate cyclase: MSILRINKLSNKWLDLSEISAVIIATILVLSILLGIYYLGWLQPLELVAYDQMVRLRPALAADPRLVVIGITEEDIQKLERWPLSDEVIARLLEKLSKYQPKVIGLDIYRDIRYEPGYDKFQKQLQISDNVIVISNLGYSEIKRISAPPNISDERVGFNDLLLDPDNVVRRNLMFASTPDGTFYSFSLRMALHYLFNQGITPNNSEIDPNFITWGKAEFVPLSRDSGGYQTIDDRGYQILLNYRSANNIARMISLTQFLDQTIPESWIKDKIVLIGTLAPSGKDVFLTPYSPAEKNAFKMPGVLVHAQMVSQILDAVSGQRDLFIFWEQWGEFLWICSWGLIGATLAWSSRNLLIITLGNPFLVGVLFGLSFFLFLHNRWVPTTTPSLALIFTSGTVIGYRAFQAQRQQQIVMRLLGQNTSPEIANALWNSRDRLLEDGKLPGQKLIATILFSDIRNFSTVSEEMPPEILIEWLNEYLSVLTQCVQTHHGIINKFTGDGIMAAFGVPLARKTQESIAKDAYNAVACALAIEDHLKRLNQDWKNRNFPEIAMRVGIFTGPIIAGSLGGKERLEYGLLGDSVNIASRLESCEKDRQSGICRILIAAQTLEYIADSFEVESWGLIPLKGKHQMVDIYLVIGWKK, encoded by the coding sequence GTGAGTATTTTAAGAATTAATAAATTGAGTAATAAATGGCTTGATCTATCGGAGATTTCTGCCGTAATTATCGCCACAATTCTTGTGTTATCTATACTCTTGGGAATTTATTATTTAGGTTGGTTACAACCCTTAGAATTAGTTGCTTATGATCAAATGGTAAGATTACGTCCGGCTTTAGCCGCTGATCCTCGATTAGTAGTAATCGGAATTACCGAAGAAGATATTCAAAAACTTGAGCGTTGGCCCCTGTCCGATGAAGTGATTGCACGATTATTAGAAAAACTATCCAAATATCAACCTAAAGTTATTGGTTTAGATATTTATCGTGACATTAGATATGAACCAGGATATGATAAATTTCAGAAACAACTTCAAATTTCCGATAATGTGATTGTGATTAGTAATTTAGGATATAGTGAAATTAAAAGAATCTCGGCACCGCCTAATATTTCTGATGAACGAGTCGGTTTTAATGATTTATTGCTTGACCCCGATAATGTTGTTCGTCGAAATTTGATGTTTGCTAGTACCCCAGATGGGACTTTTTATTCATTCTCTTTAAGAATGGCATTACATTATTTATTTAATCAAGGAATTACACCAAATAATAGTGAGATAGATCCTAATTTTATTACCTGGGGAAAGGCTGAATTTGTGCCGTTATCTCGAGATTCTGGTGGTTATCAAACCATTGATGATCGAGGTTATCAAATTTTATTAAATTATCGCTCTGCCAATAATATTGCCAGGATGATTAGTTTAACACAATTTTTAGATCAAACCATTCCCGAAAGTTGGATTAAAGATAAAATTGTTTTAATTGGTACATTAGCTCCTAGTGGCAAAGATGTATTTCTAACTCCCTATAGTCCGGCTGAAAAAAATGCCTTTAAAATGCCAGGAGTTTTAGTTCATGCCCAAATGGTGAGTCAAATTTTAGATGCGGTTTCAGGTCAGCGCGATTTATTTATTTTTTGGGAACAATGGGGAGAATTTTTATGGATTTGTAGTTGGGGTTTAATCGGAGCAACTTTAGCTTGGTCAAGTCGAAATCTTTTAATTATTACCCTAGGAAATCCATTTTTAGTTGGTGTTTTATTTGGATTAAGTTTTTTCCTATTTTTACATAACCGTTGGGTTCCCACCACAACTCCGAGTTTAGCCCTTATATTTACCAGTGGTACTGTTATTGGTTATCGTGCATTTCAAGCCCAACGTCAGCAACAAATTGTGATGCGATTATTAGGACAAAATACCTCACCGGAAATTGCCAATGCTTTATGGAATAGTCGCGATCGTTTATTAGAAGATGGAAAGTTACCCGGTCAAAAATTAATTGCTACTATTCTATTTAGTGATATTAGAAATTTTAGTACCGTTTCTGAAGAAATGCCTCCAGAAATCTTGATAGAATGGTTAAATGAATATTTATCTGTTTTAACCCAATGTGTCCAAACCCATCATGGTATTATTAATAAGTTTACTGGGGACGGAATTATGGCAGCTTTTGGAGTACCTCTAGCTCGTAAAACCCAAGAATCCATTGCTAAAGATGCTTATAATGCCGTCGCCTGTGCTTTAGCAATTGAAGACCATTTAAAACGGTTAAATCAAGATTGGAAAAACCGCAACTTTCCTGAAATTGCCATGCGAGTTGGCATTTTTACAGGCCCGATTATCGCCGGAAGTTTGGGGGGAAAAGAACGGTTAGAATATGGGTTATTAGGAGATAGTGTTAATATTGCTTCTCGTTTAGAAAGCTGCGAAAAAGATCGACAATCGGGCATTTGTCGAATTTTAATTGCTGCTCAAACTTTAGAATATATTGCGGATAGTTTTGAGGTGGAATCTTGGGGACTAATTCCACTAAAAGGAAAACATCAAATGGTTGACATTTATCTAGTTATTGGCTGGAAAAAATAG
- a CDS encoding ribonuclease III, whose product MTIGYPNRKRQLQKLIQRLGLSDHVQIRWDLLDLALTHPTLSAEANYEQLEFVGDSVVRLAASELLYEVYPDCPVGEFAAIRSILVSDRTLAEIADQYGFGTFLLAAGSAIRDKAGEESRLADCFEAVLASLYLSSQNLTLIRPWLDSHFCDRAAKIIRDPARNNYKAALQEWTQSHYKVLPEYKVQQNRQIHNDEGRFTAVVWLQGRQLGEGTGRSIKAAEQAAAEVAFLSVVETQKTAGIKR is encoded by the coding sequence ATGACTATTGGCTATCCAAATCGAAAACGCCAGTTACAAAAGCTGATTCAACGTTTGGGACTCTCGGATCATGTCCAGATTCGATGGGATTTGTTAGATTTAGCCTTAACTCACCCGACACTCTCAGCCGAGGCTAATTATGAACAATTAGAGTTTGTCGGGGATTCCGTGGTGAGATTAGCAGCCTCTGAGTTACTCTATGAAGTTTATCCTGACTGTCCGGTGGGAGAATTTGCCGCGATTCGTTCGATTTTAGTGAGCGATCGCACTTTGGCTGAAATTGCCGATCAGTATGGATTTGGTACATTTTTACTCGCAGCCGGAAGCGCGATTCGGGACAAAGCGGGGGAAGAATCCCGTCTGGCGGACTGTTTTGAAGCGGTCTTGGCCAGTTTATATCTGAGTAGTCAAAATTTAACCTTAATTCGTCCCTGGTTAGATTCCCATTTTTGTGATCGCGCTGCCAAAATTATTCGTGATCCAGCCCGAAATAATTATAAGGCGGCTCTACAGGAATGGACACAAAGCCATTATAAAGTTTTACCTGAATATAAAGTCCAGCAAAATCGCCAAATTCATAACGATGAGGGGCGTTTTACTGCGGTGGTTTGGTTACAAGGTCGTCAACTGGGGGAGGGAACCGGACGTTCAATTAAAGCGGCGGAACAGGCGGCGGCGGAAGTGGCTTTTCTTTCTGTTGTAGAAACTCAAAAAACTGCCGGAATTAAGCGATAA
- a CDS encoding oxidoreductase-like protein: MINIAIFGAGRWGVHLIRNFHQHPNSKVVAIADSNPDRLQTAKKRFQLPDDIILTTDGSTIWNLPNIDAVAIATPAATHFALISAALEQGYHVFTEKPLTLSVTKSLELCELAQQKQLQLFVDHTYLFHPAVERGKTVIESGKLGELRYGYATRTHLEPVRQDVDALWDLAIHDIVILNSWLGEKPIQVKATGTVWLQPASGLSDLVIANLTYPSGFEAFLHLCWLNPDKQRRLAVVGSQGTLIFDELQSESPLTIQQGYFDVIDNSWKSAGINREVIEIEPREPLAQVCDNFLNSIQNHQPSPISSGWVGAELVNILCGLSESLKQGGQPIHLL, encoded by the coding sequence ATGATTAATATTGCTATTTTTGGTGCGGGTCGTTGGGGAGTTCATTTAATTCGTAATTTCCATCAACACCCTAATTCTAAAGTTGTGGCGATCGCCGATTCCAATCCCGACCGTTTACAAACAGCAAAAAAACGGTTTCAACTTCCCGATGATATTATTTTAACGACCGATGGTTCAACCATTTGGAATTTACCTAATATAGATGCAGTTGCGATCGCCACTCCTGCGGCTACACATTTTGCTTTAATTTCTGCCGCCTTAGAACAGGGTTATCATGTTTTTACCGAAAAACCCTTAACCCTGAGTGTAACTAAATCATTAGAATTATGCGAACTCGCGCAACAAAAACAGCTACAACTTTTTGTTGATCATACTTATTTATTTCATCCGGCGGTAGAACGGGGGAAAACCGTAATTGAATCGGGGAAATTAGGGGAATTAAGATATGGTTACGCCACCCGAACCCATTTAGAACCAGTGCGACAAGATGTGGATGCGTTATGGGATTTAGCGATTCATGATATTGTGATTCTTAATAGTTGGTTAGGGGAAAAACCGATTCAAGTGAAAGCAACGGGAACGGTTTGGTTACAGCCTGCATCGGGATTATCGGATTTAGTGATTGCTAATTTAACCTATCCCAGTGGGTTTGAAGCCTTTCTACATTTGTGTTGGTTAAACCCAGACAAACAACGACGTTTAGCCGTGGTTGGAAGTCAGGGAACTTTAATTTTTGATGAACTACAATCGGAATCTCCTCTGACAATTCAACAGGGTTATTTTGATGTTATTGATAACAGTTGGAAATCCGCCGGAATCAATCGAGAAGTGATTGAGATTGAACCCAGAGAACCCCTAGCTCAAGTTTGTGATAATTTTCTGAATTCTATTCAAAATCATCAACCTTCCCCAATTTCATCCGGTTGGGTGGGTGCAGAATTAGTTAATATTTTGTGCGGGTTGAGTGAATCTTTAAAACAGGGGGGACAACCTATCCATCTTCTGTAA
- a CDS encoding putative succinate-semialdehyde dehydrogenase → MGIATINPATGETVKTFTALTDAEIENALALADRAFRDYRRVSFDTRSQWMQNAANLLEENAETYAKIMTLEMGKPITAAIAEVKKSASVCRFYAENAAQFLVDVPAESDASNSFIAYEPLGAILAVMPWNFPFWQVFRFAAPALMAGNVGLLKHASNVPQCALAIGEIFQKAGFPEGVFQTLLVGSNKVAQIITDDRVKAGTLTGSEPAGASLASLAGQNIKKTVLELGGSDPFIVLETADINAAVEAAVTARMLNNGQSCIAAKRFILISSIADEFESRMAEKFADLKIGDPMLPDTEVGPLATPDILTELHQQVQICVEAGAKVLTGGQLLEQPGNFYPPTILTQIPEGTPAYSEEFFGPVALIFRVNSLDEAITLANSTIFGLGASGWTTNRAEQERLIRELEAGAVFINGLVKSDPRLPFGGIKRSGYGRELSSQGIHEFVNIKTVWIK, encoded by the coding sequence ATGGGCATTGCTACAATTAACCCGGCCACTGGGGAAACGGTGAAAACCTTTACCGCTTTGACCGATGCCGAAATTGAGAACGCTTTAGCACTCGCAGATCGGGCCTTTCGAGACTATCGGCGAGTCTCCTTTGATACTCGTTCACAATGGATGCAAAACGCGGCTAATCTATTAGAAGAAAATGCCGAAACCTACGCCAAAATCATGACATTGGAAATGGGAAAACCCATTACTGCCGCGATCGCAGAAGTCAAAAAAAGTGCCTCCGTTTGTCGCTTTTATGCGGAAAATGCAGCTCAATTTCTTGTCGATGTTCCCGCAGAAAGCGACGCCAGTAATAGCTTTATTGCTTACGAACCTCTGGGGGCAATTTTAGCGGTCATGCCTTGGAATTTTCCCTTCTGGCAAGTCTTCCGCTTTGCTGCACCCGCATTAATGGCCGGAAATGTTGGTTTACTCAAACACGCTTCCAACGTACCTCAATGCGCCTTAGCCATTGGGGAAATTTTTCAAAAAGCTGGATTTCCTGAAGGGGTGTTTCAAACTTTATTAGTAGGTTCTAATAAAGTCGCTCAAATTATTACCGATGATCGGGTTAAAGCTGGAACTTTAACCGGAAGTGAACCCGCAGGCGCTAGTTTAGCCTCTTTAGCTGGTCAAAATATTAAAAAAACTGTCCTAGAATTAGGTGGAAGTGATCCGTTTATTGTGTTAGAAACGGCGGATATAAATGCAGCAGTAGAAGCCGCCGTTACAGCACGAATGTTAAATAATGGACAGTCCTGTATTGCAGCAAAACGGTTTATTTTGATATCTAGTATTGCCGATGAATTTGAAAGTCGTATGGCGGAAAAATTTGCGGATTTAAAAATCGGTGATCCAATGTTACCCGATACCGAAGTGGGGCCCTTAGCAACCCCCGATATTTTAACGGAATTACACCAACAAGTTCAAATCTGTGTTGAAGCTGGAGCCAAAGTATTAACCGGAGGTCAACTCTTGGAACAACCGGGCAATTTTTATCCGCCAACAATTTTAACCCAAATTCCTGAAGGAACCCCTGCTTACAGTGAAGAATTCTTTGGGCCGGTGGCGTTAATCTTCCGGGTTAATTCTTTAGATGAAGCCATTACCCTTGCTAATAGTACCATCTTTGGTTTGGGTGCCAGTGGGTGGACAACAAATCGAGCCGAACAAGAGCGTTTAATTCGAGAATTAGAAGCGGGTGCTGTCTTTATTAACGGTTTAGTTAAATCCGATCCTCGCTTACCCTTTGGAGGGATCAAACGTTCCGGTTACGGACGGGAATTGAGTAGCCAAGGGATTCACGAATTTGTGAATATTAAAACCGTTTGGATTAAATAG
- a CDS encoding TPP-binding enzymes family protein — protein sequence MNTAQLLVKCLENEGVEYIFGVPGEENMQILECLKTSSIKFITTRHEQGAAFMADVYGRLTGRAGVCLSTLGPGATNLMTGVADANLDGAPLVAITGQVGTDRMHIESHQYLDLVAMFAPVTKWNSQIVRPSITPEIVRKAFKIAQSEKPGAVHIDLPENIASMEVEGYPLKQDKREKVYSAYQSMNEAAIAISKANNPLILVGNGAIRGNGSAALTEFATQLNIPVVNTFMGKGIIPYTHPLALWTTGLQLRDYISCGFDKADLIIAVGYDLIEYSPKKWNPQGKIPIIHIGEDSAEVDSSYIPIAEIIGDISDSLQEILRRSDRTGKPEPYALKLRPDIRNNYEFYAKDDAFPIKPQKIIYDLRQVMGPEDIVISDVGAHKMWMARHYHCETPNTCLISNGFAAMGIAIPGAVAAKLVYPNRKVVAVTGDGGFMMNNQELETALRVGTPFVTFIFNDGGYGLIEWKQNDQFGSSSFIKFGNPDFVKFAESMGLKGYRVEATTDLIPILKEALNQDVPVVIDCPVDYRENALFSQRAGGLCCPI from the coding sequence ATGAACACAGCACAACTGTTAGTTAAATGTTTGGAAAATGAAGGAGTCGAGTATATTTTTGGTGTTCCAGGGGAAGAAAATATGCAAATCCTCGAATGCTTAAAAACCTCCTCGATCAAATTTATTACAACTCGTCATGAACAAGGGGCTGCATTTATGGCCGATGTTTATGGTCGCTTAACTGGACGGGCGGGAGTTTGTTTATCAACATTAGGCCCTGGAGCAACGAATTTAATGACCGGGGTTGCTGATGCGAATTTAGATGGAGCACCGTTAGTTGCAATTACAGGTCAAGTGGGAACAGATCGAATGCACATTGAATCCCATCAATATTTGGATTTAGTGGCAATGTTTGCCCCAGTTACTAAATGGAATTCCCAAATTGTTCGCCCTAGTATTACGCCAGAAATTGTCAGAAAAGCGTTTAAAATAGCTCAATCTGAAAAACCTGGGGCAGTGCATATTGATCTCCCCGAAAATATTGCTAGTATGGAGGTCGAAGGCTATCCTCTCAAACAAGATAAGCGAGAAAAAGTTTATTCTGCTTATCAAAGTATGAATGAAGCAGCGATCGCAATTTCTAAAGCCAATAATCCCTTAATATTAGTAGGAAATGGAGCAATTCGGGGGAATGGCAGTGCCGCTTTAACAGAATTTGCTACCCAACTGAATATCCCCGTTGTAAATACGTTTATGGGCAAAGGAATTATTCCTTATACCCATCCTTTAGCATTATGGACAACGGGATTACAACTGCGGGATTATATTAGTTGTGGATTTGATAAGGCGGATTTAATCATTGCTGTTGGCTATGATTTAATTGAATATTCCCCGAAAAAATGGAATCCCCAAGGCAAAATTCCGATTATTCATATTGGTGAAGATTCCGCCGAAGTTGATAGTAGTTATATTCCGATTGCTGAAATTATTGGGGATATTTCTGACTCTCTCCAAGAGATTTTAAGGCGTTCAGATCGTACCGGAAAACCCGAACCCTATGCTTTAAAATTAAGACCGGATATTCGTAATAATTACGAATTTTATGCCAAAGACGATGCCTTCCCGATTAAACCGCAAAAAATTATTTATGATTTGCGTCAAGTTATGGGCCCAGAAGATATTGTGATTTCAGATGTTGGCGCTCATAAAATGTGGATGGCGAGACATTATCATTGTGAAACGCCAAATACCTGTTTAATTTCTAATGGATTTGCAGCCATGGGAATTGCGATTCCGGGTGCAGTTGCCGCTAAATTAGTTTATCCTAATCGGAAGGTGGTGGCGGTAACAGGAGATGGCGGATTTATGATGAATAATCAGGAACTTGAAACCGCTTTACGGGTAGGAACTCCCTTTGTTACCTTCATCTTTAATGATGGCGGTTATGGATTAATTGAATGGAAACAAAACGACCAATTTGGGTCATCTTCGTTTATTAAATTTGGCAATCCTGATTTTGTTAAATTTGCCGAAAGTATGGGGTTAAAAGGTTATCGGGTGGAAGCCACAACCGATTTAATTCCGATTCTCAAAGAAGCCCTAAATCAAGACGTTCCAGTTGTGATTGATTGTCCCGTAGACTATCGAGAAAATGCTCTATTTAGTCAACGGGCGGGCGGTTTATGTTGTCCTATCTAA
- a CDS encoding exodeoxyribonuclease III — translation MKIATWNVNSIRTRKDQVWQWLQTNEIDILCLQETKVIDKDFPRSGFEELGYNIYTYGQKSYNGVAIFSKTTLEAVHFGFSDILNTEPSQTFDEQKRVLTGIIDGVAIVNLYVPNGSSIDSDKYHYKLNWLNHLKDYLKLLFTQTEKICICGDFNIALEDIDIHNPKGRENHIMASDAERQALESILELGFKDAFRKFTTEGGHFSWWDYRQGSFRRNTGWRIDTHYLTLPLYEVASSCIIDKTPRTWEQPSDHTPVIITL, via the coding sequence ATGAAAATTGCAACTTGGAATGTTAATTCAATTAGAACTAGAAAAGATCAGGTATGGCAATGGTTACAAACCAATGAAATTGATATTCTGTGTTTACAGGAAACTAAAGTCATAGATAAAGACTTTCCTCGTTCTGGTTTTGAAGAATTAGGTTATAATATTTATACTTATGGTCAAAAATCCTATAATGGGGTGGCAATTTTTAGCAAAACCACCTTAGAGGCGGTTCATTTTGGATTTTCTGATATTTTAAATACAGAACCCTCTCAAACATTTGATGAACAAAAACGAGTTTTAACCGGAATTATTGATGGAGTTGCTATAGTTAATTTATACGTTCCCAATGGTTCCAGTATTGATAGCGATAAATATCACTATAAATTAAACTGGTTAAACCATCTCAAAGACTATTTAAAACTGCTATTCACTCAAACTGAAAAGATTTGTATTTGCGGTGACTTTAATATTGCTTTAGAAGATATTGATATTCATAATCCCAAAGGTCGAGAAAATCATATTATGGCGAGTGATGCTGAACGTCAAGCCTTAGAATCAATATTAGAATTAGGCTTTAAAGACGCCTTTCGCAAGTTCACCACTGAAGGGGGACATTTTAGTTGGTGGGACTATCGCCAAGGCTCCTTCCGACGGAATACTGGATGGCGCATTGATACCCATTATTTGACCTTACCCCTGTATGAAGTCGCCAGTAGTTGTATCATTGATAAAACTCCTAGAACCTGGGAACAACCCAGCGACCACACCCCCGTTATTATCACTCTCTAG
- the rpmF gene encoding 50S ribosomal protein L32: MRKATWKRKARLQAEKALSLGKSVLTGRSTGFYYPTDDAEAGDEE; encoded by the coding sequence ATGCGGAAGGCGACTTGGAAACGGAAAGCAAGACTACAAGCTGAAAAAGCTTTATCCCTCGGTAAGTCAGTTCTCACAGGTCGTTCAACAGGATTTTACTATCCCACTGACGACGCAGAAGCAGGCGACGAAGAATAA
- a CDS encoding nucleic acid-binding OB-fold tRNA/helicase-type protein, with product MVKIISRKSLGTQAVYDIGVQEDHNFVLSNGLVASNCFNKSHSMAYAYVTYETAYLKANYPVEYMAALLSANSGDTDKIQKYIESCQKSLGIKVIPPDINLSGMDFTPSDKSIIFGLSAIKNVGEGAIEHLLEIRQEGGEFKSFPDLCDRINLQMVNSRALEALIKCGALDKLNPNRRQAIDHLDKLISWAQSKAKDRAVGQQSIFDILGGGTNTKDTHEDAPKPAKLEDFKVQEKLQFEKELLGFYVSEHPLKSILRSISVDERVTLSELTDKKSKVKVVVVITAIKLHTTKKGDRMAFLQIEDLTGQMEAIIFPKTYQEIKTFPKENDVVLITGKTDKQEDKLQLIIDELQSADTLPRIDKIPALLLEDLEIEESNSMVLLHLKLEEIYDLSRLQKLHALLKEQSSGNQKQANIPIVATVKGEFKPSNKGICLGRDFWIQNAEATIDSLKNAGFDAEIQPKLEILMSIQA from the coding sequence ATGGTTAAAATTATTAGTCGAAAATCTTTAGGAACCCAAGCAGTTTATGATATTGGCGTACAAGAAGATCATAACTTTGTTCTCAGCAATGGTTTAGTTGCTTCTAATTGCTTTAATAAATCCCATTCCATGGCCTATGCCTATGTTACCTATGAAACCGCCTATTTAAAAGCAAATTATCCCGTTGAATATATGGCAGCTTTATTAAGTGCAAATAGTGGAGATACGGATAAAATTCAAAAATATATTGAATCTTGTCAAAAATCCCTGGGAATTAAGGTGATCCCGCCCGATATAAACCTTTCGGGAATGGATTTTACCCCCTCGGATAAGAGTATTATTTTCGGACTTTCTGCGATTAAAAATGTCGGGGAAGGTGCGATCGAACATTTATTAGAAATTCGTCAAGAAGGGGGAGAATTTAAGAGTTTTCCTGATTTATGCGATCGCATTAACTTACAAATGGTGAATAGTCGCGCCTTAGAAGCCTTAATTAAATGTGGAGCTTTAGATAAACTTAACCCCAACCGTCGCCAAGCTATTGATCATTTAGATAAATTAATTTCTTGGGCGCAAAGTAAAGCCAAAGATCGAGCCGTGGGTCAACAAAGTATATTCGATATTTTAGGGGGTGGAACTAATACAAAAGATACCCATGAAGATGCACCCAAACCCGCAAAACTTGAGGATTTTAAAGTTCAGGAAAAACTCCAATTTGAAAAAGAGTTACTGGGGTTTTATGTTTCTGAACATCCTTTAAAATCTATCTTAAGATCGATTTCTGTAGATGAAAGAGTGACTCTATCAGAATTAACGGATAAAAAATCTAAAGTTAAAGTAGTTGTTGTAATCACTGCTATTAAACTGCATACCACCAAAAAAGGTGATCGGATGGCGTTTTTACAAATCGAAGATTTAACCGGACAAATGGAAGCAATTATTTTTCCTAAAACCTATCAAGAAATCAAGACTTTTCCGAAGGAAAATGATGTGGTTTTAATCACGGGTAAAACTGACAAACAGGAAGATAAACTTCAGCTTATTATTGATGAGTTACAATCGGCGGATACTCTCCCTCGGATTGATAAAATTCCGGCTCTTTTATTGGAAGATTTGGAAATAGAGGAATCAAATTCAATGGTACTTTTACACCTAAAACTTGAGGAAATTTATGATTTATCCCGACTTCAAAAACTTCATGCACTACTAAAAGAACAATCTTCGGGTAATCAAAAACAAGCTAATATTCCAATTGTTGCTACGGTTAAAGGAGAATTTAAACCTAGTAATAAAGGGATTTGTTTAGGTCGTGATTTCTGGATACAGAACGCCGAAGCAACAATTGATTCCTTAAAAAACGCTGGATTTGATGCTGAAATTCAACCAAAATTAGAGATATTAATGTCAATTCAAGCCTAA